Proteins encoded in a region of the Candidatus Neomarinimicrobiota bacterium genome:
- a CDS encoding NADH-quinone oxidoreductase subunit A, with protein sequence MIEHYFPIMIVFIVAAGFAFGSLILTHLMGPRVPNSVKLMPYESGVDQVGETRIRFSIRFFLIALLFIIFDIEIVFLYPWAVVFKDFLSAGPFIFFEMVVFLAILAFGFIYVWRSGALEWE encoded by the coding sequence ATGATTGAGCATTATTTTCCAATAATGATTGTCTTTATTGTGGCAGCGGGCTTTGCTTTCGGAAGTCTCATTTTGACGCATCTGATGGGCCCACGGGTTCCGAATTCTGTAAAACTAATGCCATATGAATCGGGCGTGGATCAGGTCGGAGAAACGAGGATTCGGTTTTCCATCCGATTTTTCCTCATCGCGCTTTTGTTCATCATCTTCGATATTGAAATTGTTTTTCTCTATCCATGGGCGGTGGTGTTCAAAGATTTTCTTTCAGCAGGTCCCTTCATTTTTTTCGAAATGGTTGTTTTTCTTGCTATCCTTGCATTCGGTTTTATCTACGTCTGGCGAAGCGGTGCGCTAGAATGGGAATAG